A region from the Microbacterium lacus genome encodes:
- a CDS encoding malate dehydrogenase, giving the protein MATSRQRETTVTITGAGGQIGYALLYRIAAGDMLGPDRPVRLRLLEIPQGIRSAEGAALELQDCAFPLLRDVEISDAPAVAFDGCDIALLVGARPRGPGMERADLLAANAGIFGPQGAAIGEAASDGVRVVVVGNPANTNALIAAASASGIPADRFTALTRLDHNRAVGQLTQTLGVRADEIENVAIWGNHSATQFPDVSHARARGERVVDALAERLGGGDAAQAWLDDTFIPRVAKRGAEIIEVRGSSSVASAANAAIEHVRDEQAGTPWTSAAVVSRGEYGVPEGLVCSFPVRSDGNGYRVIEGLEVDARARARIEASVAELVAERDAVRALGVF; this is encoded by the coding sequence ATGGCGACCTCGAGACAGCGCGAGACCACGGTCACGATCACCGGCGCGGGCGGGCAGATCGGCTACGCCCTGCTGTACCGGATCGCCGCGGGCGACATGCTCGGCCCGGACCGGCCGGTCCGCCTCCGGCTCCTCGAGATCCCGCAGGGGATCCGCAGCGCCGAGGGGGCTGCCCTCGAGCTGCAGGACTGCGCGTTTCCGCTGCTGCGTGACGTGGAGATCAGCGACGCTCCGGCCGTCGCGTTCGACGGATGCGACATCGCCCTGCTCGTCGGCGCACGCCCGCGAGGACCCGGGATGGAACGGGCCGACCTCCTCGCCGCGAACGCCGGCATCTTCGGTCCGCAGGGCGCGGCGATCGGCGAGGCTGCTTCCGACGGCGTGCGCGTCGTCGTGGTCGGCAACCCCGCGAACACGAACGCACTCATCGCCGCGGCATCCGCTTCCGGGATCCCGGCCGACCGCTTCACCGCCCTGACCCGGCTCGATCACAACCGCGCCGTCGGCCAGCTCACCCAGACCCTCGGCGTCCGCGCCGACGAGATCGAGAACGTCGCGATCTGGGGCAATCACTCCGCGACGCAGTTCCCCGACGTCTCCCACGCGCGGGCCCGCGGCGAACGCGTTGTCGACGCGCTCGCCGAACGGCTCGGCGGTGGGGATGCCGCGCAGGCGTGGCTGGATGACACCTTCATCCCGCGGGTCGCGAAGCGCGGGGCGGAGATCATCGAGGTGCGCGGCTCGTCATCGGTCGCCTCCGCCGCGAACGCCGCGATCGAGCACGTGCGCGACGAGCAGGCCGGGACGCCCTGGACGTCGGCGGCCGTCGTCTCGCGCGGCGAATACGGCGTGCCGGAAGGCCTGGTCTGCTCGTTCCCGGTGCGCTCCGACGGGAACGGCTATCGCGTGATCGAAGGACTCGAGGTCGACGCCCGCGCCCGCGCCCGCATCGAGGCCTCCGTGGCGGAACTCGTCGCGGAAC
- the ypfJ gene encoding KPN_02809 family neutral zinc metallopeptidase: protein MTFNDNASVGGNSARRRGAGVAVAGGGIAGIGAIAVLLFQLFTGTDISGLLGGGGVPNPADTGTAIANCETGADANASDDCRLAAASLSINQFWAENVEGYREPTLIIVDQSTSSQCGTASNATGPFYCPPEETIYVDPTFFALLRDQFGATAGSLSQLYVLAHEYGHHIQQITGIMQQYPNNGTGEDSNGVRTELQADCFAGAWVAGASQTVDENGVPYLKPPTQQEINDALNAAQTVGDDHIQQQSGGAVNPETWTHGSSEQRARWFSTGLDGGIAACDTFAVAGSDL, encoded by the coding sequence ATGACCTTCAACGACAACGCGAGCGTCGGAGGCAACTCCGCCCGCCGCCGGGGTGCCGGCGTCGCGGTGGCCGGCGGCGGCATCGCGGGCATCGGCGCGATCGCGGTGCTGCTGTTCCAGCTCTTCACGGGCACCGACATCTCCGGCCTCCTCGGCGGCGGGGGTGTGCCGAACCCGGCAGACACCGGCACGGCGATCGCGAACTGCGAGACCGGGGCCGACGCGAACGCGAGCGATGACTGCCGTCTGGCGGCGGCATCCCTGTCCATCAACCAGTTCTGGGCCGAGAACGTCGAGGGCTACCGCGAGCCGACGCTCATCATCGTCGACCAGTCCACCTCCAGCCAGTGCGGCACAGCCTCCAACGCGACCGGTCCGTTCTACTGCCCGCCCGAAGAGACGATCTACGTCGATCCGACCTTCTTCGCGCTCCTGCGCGACCAGTTCGGTGCCACGGCGGGGTCGCTGTCGCAGCTGTACGTGCTCGCCCACGAGTACGGCCACCACATCCAGCAGATCACCGGCATCATGCAGCAGTACCCGAACAACGGCACGGGCGAGGACTCGAACGGCGTCCGCACCGAACTGCAGGCCGACTGCTTCGCTGGTGCGTGGGTCGCCGGGGCCTCCCAGACGGTCGACGAGAACGGCGTGCCCTATCTGAAGCCGCCTACCCAGCAGGAGATCAACGACGCGCTCAACGCCGCGCAGACCGTCGGCGACGACCATATCCAACAGCAGTCCGGAGGTGCCGTGAACCCCGAGACCTGGACGCACGGCTCCAGCGAGCAGCGCGCGCGCTGGTTCTCGACCGGACTCGACGGCGGCATCGCGGCGTGCGACACGTTCGCCGTCGCAGGAAGCGATCTATGA
- the pip gene encoding prolyl aminopeptidase: MTQPDELDCLYPEIEPYETGMLLAGDGHRLYWEQSGNPDGKPVVFLHGGPGAGTSAWHRRLFDPEKYRIVLFDQRGCGRSTPHASEPGADLRYNTTWHLVADIELLRRNLGIDRWQVFGGSWGSALALAYAETHPDAVTELVLRGVFTLRRHELEWFYEGGASAVFPDLWEDFIAPIPVLERSRMIEAYHRRLNDPDPAVHVPAAVAWSRWEAATLTLRPDEALVAAMTEPAAATAFARIENHFFVHGGWFRDEQLIADAGALRGIPAIIVQGRYDMCTPIMTAWDLHRAWPEAELVVVDDAGHSASEPGIAAALVAATDRFAG, encoded by the coding sequence ATGACCCAGCCCGACGAACTCGACTGCCTCTACCCGGAGATCGAACCGTACGAGACCGGGATGCTCCTGGCCGGCGACGGCCACCGCCTGTATTGGGAGCAGAGCGGCAATCCCGACGGCAAGCCGGTCGTGTTCCTGCACGGCGGCCCCGGAGCGGGGACATCCGCGTGGCACCGGCGCCTGTTCGACCCCGAGAAGTACCGCATCGTGCTGTTCGACCAGCGCGGCTGCGGGCGCAGCACGCCGCACGCGAGCGAACCGGGCGCGGATCTCCGCTACAACACCACGTGGCACCTCGTCGCCGACATCGAGCTGCTGCGCCGCAACCTCGGCATCGACCGGTGGCAGGTCTTCGGCGGCTCGTGGGGGAGCGCGCTCGCCCTCGCGTATGCGGAGACGCATCCGGATGCCGTGACCGAGCTCGTCCTGCGCGGGGTCTTCACCCTGCGCCGCCACGAGCTGGAGTGGTTCTACGAGGGCGGCGCGTCGGCGGTGTTCCCGGACCTGTGGGAGGACTTCATCGCGCCGATCCCGGTGCTCGAGCGCTCGCGCATGATCGAGGCCTACCACCGGCGGCTGAACGATCCCGACCCGGCGGTCCACGTTCCGGCCGCGGTGGCATGGTCGCGCTGGGAGGCCGCCACGCTCACCCTGCGCCCGGATGAGGCCCTCGTCGCCGCGATGACCGAGCCCGCGGCGGCCACCGCCTTCGCCCGCATCGAGAACCATTTCTTCGTGCACGGGGGATGGTTCCGCGACGAGCAGCTCATCGCCGACGCTGGCGCGCTGCGCGGCATCCCCGCCATCATCGTCCAGGGGCGCTACGACATGTGCACGCCCATCATGACCGCCTGGGACCTGCACCGGGCGTGGCCCGAGGCCGAGCTCGTGGTCGTCGACGACGCCGGGCACTCGGCGAGCGAGCCGGGCATCGCCGCGGCGCTCGTCGCCGCGACCGACCGCTTCGCCGGCTGA